The following are from one region of the Natronosporangium hydrolyticum genome:
- a CDS encoding IucA/IucC family protein has protein sequence MTPPAPPAHLNPTAIAAAHRALVSKALAEFSHERLLRPTADQDGYQVTTSAGCYRFRARRYALDHWLIDQDSLTRTIAGAPAPLDAQDLIIELADTLGIPPPMLGTYLEEISATLASAAWKHHHQRHRSADLVTADFQTIEAAMTEGHPGFVANSGRIGFGLSDQLRYAPEAGEPVPLGWLAVRREHSTFTAGRGVAEADLYSAELGPAQLSAFAQRLRDLDLSPADYRYLPVHPWQWEHKVAITFAPELARRAIVPVGHGPDRYQAQQSIRTFFNLDHPERHYVKTALSIQNMGFLRGLSPAYMRATPPINDWVADQLTGDDTLRECGFEILREVATVGYTGDAYHRAGPVSPYQRMLAALWRESPVPKIEPGQRLATMASLLHRDQDGAHLVTALIAAADVSAAQWVARYLHAYLRPLLHCLLRHDLAFMPHGENLILVLDGPMPVRVFMKDIGEEVAVLDDRPLPAAVGRIRTPADDTLRALAIFTDVFDGFLRFLAGILDHDQVLPEAEFWRLVAECIRRHGADHPELSDRLALFRSTFPHSCLNRMQLRNTLQMVDLADQAGSLIFAGEQANPIAAYAELGQRV, from the coding sequence ATGACCCCGCCCGCACCCCCCGCCCACCTCAACCCGACCGCCATCGCGGCCGCCCACCGGGCACTGGTCAGCAAGGCGCTCGCGGAGTTCAGCCACGAACGGCTACTACGGCCTACCGCCGACCAGGACGGCTATCAGGTGACGACCAGCGCGGGCTGCTATCGGTTCCGGGCCCGGCGATATGCGCTCGACCACTGGCTGATCGACCAGGACTCGCTCACCCGTACCATCGCGGGCGCGCCGGCGCCGCTCGATGCCCAAGACCTGATCATCGAACTCGCCGACACACTGGGTATCCCACCGCCGATGCTCGGCACCTACCTGGAGGAGATCAGCGCGACCCTCGCCAGCGCGGCGTGGAAACACCACCACCAGCGGCACCGGTCCGCGGACCTGGTAACCGCCGACTTCCAGACCATCGAGGCGGCGATGACCGAGGGTCACCCGGGCTTTGTCGCCAACAGCGGCCGCATCGGGTTCGGGCTCTCCGACCAACTCCGCTACGCACCCGAGGCCGGCGAGCCGGTCCCGCTGGGCTGGCTAGCGGTCCGGCGCGAGCACAGCACCTTCACCGCCGGCCGCGGCGTGGCCGAAGCGGATCTCTACTCCGCCGAACTTGGTCCGGCGCAGCTCTCCGCCTTCGCGCAACGGCTCCGCGACCTCGACCTGTCGCCCGCCGACTACCGGTATCTGCCGGTGCATCCGTGGCAATGGGAACACAAGGTGGCGATCACCTTCGCGCCCGAGCTAGCCCGGCGGGCGATCGTGCCGGTAGGTCACGGCCCCGACCGCTACCAGGCCCAGCAGTCCATCCGGACCTTCTTCAATCTGGACCACCCCGAACGGCACTACGTCAAGACCGCCCTGTCGATCCAGAACATGGGCTTCCTGCGCGGGCTGTCCCCGGCGTACATGCGGGCCACGCCACCCATCAACGACTGGGTCGCCGACCAGCTCACCGGCGACGACACGCTCCGCGAGTGCGGATTCGAGATCCTGCGGGAGGTCGCCACGGTCGGGTACACCGGTGACGCCTACCACCGCGCCGGACCAGTTTCGCCGTACCAGCGGATGCTCGCAGCACTGTGGCGGGAGAGCCCGGTGCCGAAGATAGAACCTGGCCAGCGGCTGGCCACCATGGCGAGTCTGCTGCACCGCGACCAGGACGGTGCCCACCTCGTCACCGCTTTGATCGCCGCCGCGGACGTTTCGGCCGCGCAGTGGGTGGCTCGCTACCTCCACGCCTACCTCCGACCGTTGCTGCACTGCCTGCTGCGGCACGACCTGGCCTTCATGCCCCACGGCGAGAACCTGATCCTGGTCCTCGACGGGCCGATGCCGGTACGGGTGTTCATGAAGGACATCGGCGAGGAGGTAGCCGTCCTGGACGATCGCCCGCTGCCGGCGGCGGTGGGGCGGATCCGCACCCCCGCCGACGACACGCTGCGGGCACTGGCCATCTTCACCGACGTCTTCGACGGCTTCCTGCGTTTCCTAGCCGGAATCCTCGACCATGACCAGGTGTTGCCCGAAGCCGAATTCTGGCGGCTGGTGGCCGAGTGCATCCGGCGGCACGGTGCGGACCATCCGGAGCTCAGCGACCGGCTGGCGCTGTTTCGGTCTACTTTCCCCCACTCCTGTCTCAACCGGATGCAACTGCGCAACACGCTGCAGATGGTGGATCTCGCCGACCAGGCCGGATCGTTGATCTTCGCAGGCGAGCAGGCGAACCCGATCGCCGCGTACGCGGAGCTCGGACAGCGGGTGTAG
- a CDS encoding GNAT family N-acetyltransferase codes for MTTVYSEKLPELGEFRLTPLDPDRHLDLVAQWVREPRARFWGMTALRPDQIREIYSFLASLDSHHAYLMRLDDQPVGIFQTYRPAADPVGEHYPVQPGDLGIHLFLAAPATAPIAGFTGALAAALTRYLFADPAVARLVVEPDVRNEPALRRWRRLGFRFGPVIDLPEKRAQLAFLHRAEAITSKS; via the coding sequence ATGACCACTGTATACAGCGAGAAGCTACCCGAACTCGGCGAGTTCAGGCTGACCCCGCTCGACCCTGACCGGCACCTCGACCTGGTCGCGCAGTGGGTCCGCGAACCCCGGGCCCGGTTCTGGGGGATGACGGCGCTGCGCCCCGACCAGATCCGCGAGATCTACTCGTTCCTGGCCAGCCTCGACAGCCACCACGCTTACCTGATGCGCCTAGACGACCAGCCTGTGGGGATCTTCCAGACCTACCGACCCGCCGCCGACCCGGTCGGTGAGCACTACCCGGTGCAACCCGGCGACCTCGGGATCCACCTGTTCCTCGCCGCACCGGCCACGGCACCGATCGCTGGTTTCACCGGCGCCCTCGCGGCCGCACTCACCCGGTATCTGTTCGCCGACCCCGCGGTTGCCCGGTTGGTCGTCGAACCCGACGTCCGCAACGAACCGGCGCTGCGGCGCTGGCGCCGGCTCGGCTTCCGCTTCGGCCCGGTGATCGACCTGCCGGAGAAGCGCGCCCAGCTGGCGTTCCTGCACCGCGCCGAGGCGATCACCAGCAAATCCTGA
- a CDS encoding penicillin acylase family protein, whose protein sequence is MRTDRDEYGIPQLWAESVDALAYLQGANAATDRAWQIEVERWRSQGRLAARIGPDGCHWDRFARRVRLDDTARQCFHRLSPRLRRWLTAYVRGVNDALPAGAAAAPEFDAVDAQPGRWRPWSPLGVFLVQHILFGTFPNKLWRAQVAGALGPAAMHLFATAGPDGSGSNAWALTGAHTPHGAPVIAGDPHRVLELPGIYQQIRLACPQFDVIGLAFPGVPGLPHFAHTGGVAWAVTNAMADYQDLYREQLQRTDDRLLAREEAGWRPVWRRRERIPVRGASASTVEVIETPRGPVIDHDRETGEAISLRMPSRVLADLGFGALLSLLHAARVEDVVTALQAWVEPVNSVLVADTTGTVHRLVAGRVPDRDPANHLMPVPGWRRRYRWRGYLPLPRTVVSSVAVTANDARTGDVADLGTDFAPPHRARRIQALLADGADAEAIHHDTHCAQPVLRRLLAQVDETALDPASAALRRRLLGWDGHMAADSTDAGAFAAWRSALARRLYDHPGLRALRTPSRFDPLFFPWTDPQVRIGLALDSLLAALPRAGHEVVAPATGALAEVANGPPPVAWGRRHRLVPVRPPTGDAPDPATAALPDQLPLGGDNDCVLATYSVPGHADACWRGPVARYLWDLGDRDRSRWIVPFGASGRPGDPHFADQLSGWAAGRLIPVPSRTSRPPTSGAE, encoded by the coding sequence ATGCGCACCGACCGCGACGAGTACGGCATTCCGCAGCTATGGGCGGAGAGCGTCGACGCCCTGGCATATCTACAGGGCGCCAACGCTGCCACCGACCGAGCCTGGCAGATCGAGGTGGAGCGGTGGCGCTCGCAGGGGCGGCTCGCCGCCCGGATCGGCCCCGACGGGTGCCATTGGGACCGGTTCGCCCGCCGGGTCCGGCTCGATGACACCGCTCGACAATGCTTCCACCGGCTCAGCCCGAGGCTGCGGCGCTGGCTCACCGCGTACGTCCGGGGGGTCAACGACGCGTTGCCGGCGGGTGCGGCCGCGGCACCCGAATTCGACGCCGTCGACGCCCAGCCGGGACGGTGGCGCCCCTGGTCGCCGCTCGGCGTCTTCCTGGTCCAGCACATCCTGTTCGGCACCTTCCCCAACAAACTGTGGCGGGCACAGGTAGCGGGCGCGCTCGGACCGGCGGCGATGCACCTCTTCGCCACCGCCGGCCCCGACGGCTCCGGCAGCAACGCCTGGGCCCTGACCGGTGCCCACACTCCGCACGGAGCGCCGGTGATCGCCGGCGACCCGCACCGGGTGCTCGAACTCCCCGGGATCTATCAACAGATTCGACTAGCCTGCCCGCAATTCGACGTGATCGGCCTGGCCTTCCCAGGGGTCCCCGGGCTGCCCCACTTTGCCCATACCGGTGGGGTCGCCTGGGCGGTCACCAACGCTATGGCGGACTACCAGGACCTCTACCGCGAGCAGCTACAGCGTACCGACGACCGGCTACTGGCCCGGGAAGAAGCCGGCTGGCGGCCGGTGTGGCGCCGCCGGGAACGGATTCCGGTCCGAGGCGCATCAGCCAGCACTGTGGAGGTTATCGAGACGCCGCGTGGACCGGTGATCGACCACGACCGGGAGACCGGCGAGGCGATCAGCCTCCGCATGCCCAGCCGGGTGCTGGCCGACCTCGGATTCGGTGCGCTGTTGTCGCTACTGCACGCCGCCCGGGTCGAGGATGTGGTGACAGCGCTGCAAGCCTGGGTGGAACCGGTCAACAGCGTCCTCGTCGCCGACACCACCGGGACGGTCCACCGGCTGGTCGCCGGGCGGGTGCCGGACCGGGATCCGGCCAACCACCTCATGCCAGTCCCCGGCTGGCGACGCCGATACCGGTGGCGCGGGTATCTGCCGCTGCCCCGCACGGTGGTCTCGTCGGTCGCGGTCACCGCTAACGATGCCCGCACCGGTGACGTCGCTGACCTGGGCACCGACTTCGCACCCCCGCACCGAGCCCGGCGAATCCAAGCGCTGCTCGCCGACGGGGCCGACGCCGAAGCTATCCACCACGACACCCACTGCGCCCAACCGGTTCTGCGCCGGCTTTTGGCCCAAGTAGACGAGACGGCCCTCGACCCCGCCAGCGCCGCGCTCCGGCGACGACTCCTCGGCTGGGACGGCCACATGGCCGCCGACAGCACCGACGCCGGGGCGTTCGCGGCCTGGCGCTCCGCGCTCGCCCGCCGGCTCTACGACCATCCCGGGCTGCGCGCACTACGCACACCGAGCCGGTTCGATCCGCTCTTCTTCCCCTGGACCGACCCGCAGGTCCGGATCGGACTCGCCCTCGACAGCCTTCTTGCGGCACTGCCCAGGGCCGGCCACGAGGTGGTGGCACCGGCCACCGGGGCGCTCGCAGAGGTCGCGAACGGGCCGCCGCCGGTGGCCTGGGGGCGGCGGCATCGGCTGGTCCCGGTGCGCCCACCTACCGGCGACGCGCCCGACCCGGCCACCGCCGCGCTACCCGACCAGCTCCCACTCGGCGGCGACAACGACTGCGTGCTCGCTACCTATAGCGTCCCTGGCCACGCCGACGCCTGCTGGCGCGGCCCGGTCGCCCGCTACCTGTGGGACCTCGGTGATCGCGACCGGAGCCGGTGGATCGTTCCCTTCGGCGCATCCGGCCGCCCCGGTGATCCCCACTTCGCCGACCAACTGTCCGGCTGGGCCGCCGGGCGACTGATCCCGGTGCCCAGCCGGACCAGCCGTCCACCGACGTCAGGAGCAGAATGA
- a CDS encoding serine hydrolase — translation MSESRFRGSAGSVVGRQIVAVVAALAVALSLPAAPAMAGTGGPFTPETQHRLAWLAFDSGVFAVDVGARTVRYRACDGDTGRVLDPEMTLTQGVAAGEVTVDGTSYRYEIPLRGRTRGSVTVAGPHQPVAHLIGEVVTDPQPATDPARGAQLLRLTEQLREVVEAAPVVAGVAVRDLSGRYGDQQIAVDGDFRPKAASVIKLWILTELLRRVDCGEAALTEGVLVAPEDVVGGSGELQNEHFPQVVSLYRLAQYMIKYSDNTAANVLIDYLGGFGPVNALIDSMNQQATILARKFLDTEAAARGEENFLSADDVMSLLRAVWEGDILSPESRDLMIEFMREQTINTKIPAALPPGVPVAHKTGELPDTSHDVGYYLLPDGPIAVAFVTSGPEIDGDETVRQLARVVYDFVEAPGKPANS, via the coding sequence GTGAGTGAATCTCGGTTCCGGGGTAGCGCGGGTTCGGTGGTCGGCCGCCAGATCGTTGCGGTCGTCGCGGCACTCGCGGTCGCGCTGTCGTTGCCGGCGGCGCCGGCGATGGCGGGCACCGGCGGACCGTTTACCCCGGAGACCCAGCATCGACTCGCGTGGCTGGCCTTCGATTCGGGAGTCTTCGCGGTCGACGTCGGCGCTCGTACCGTCCGATATCGTGCCTGTGATGGCGACACCGGCCGGGTGCTCGACCCGGAGATGACCCTTACCCAGGGGGTGGCGGCCGGGGAGGTCACGGTCGACGGCACCAGTTACCGCTACGAGATCCCGCTCCGGGGCCGGACCCGGGGCTCGGTCACGGTGGCGGGGCCGCACCAGCCGGTGGCCCACCTGATCGGGGAGGTGGTGACCGATCCGCAGCCGGCCACCGATCCGGCACGGGGAGCGCAGTTGCTCCGGTTGACGGAGCAGCTGCGTGAGGTCGTCGAGGCCGCGCCGGTCGTGGCCGGGGTGGCGGTGCGGGACCTCTCCGGACGGTACGGCGACCAGCAGATCGCCGTCGATGGGGATTTCCGCCCCAAGGCGGCGAGCGTGATCAAGCTGTGGATCCTCACCGAGTTACTGCGGCGGGTCGACTGCGGCGAAGCAGCGTTGACCGAGGGCGTGCTGGTGGCGCCCGAGGACGTGGTCGGTGGCTCGGGCGAGCTGCAGAATGAACACTTTCCACAGGTGGTGTCGCTGTATCGACTCGCCCAATACATGATCAAGTACAGTGACAACACGGCCGCCAACGTCCTGATCGACTACCTGGGCGGGTTCGGGCCGGTCAACGCGTTGATCGACTCGATGAACCAGCAAGCGACGATCCTGGCCCGCAAATTCCTCGACACCGAGGCAGCCGCCCGCGGCGAGGAGAACTTCCTCAGCGCCGACGATGTGATGTCGCTGCTGCGCGCAGTCTGGGAGGGTGACATCCTGTCGCCGGAGTCCCGCGACCTGATGATCGAGTTCATGCGGGAGCAGACCATCAACACCAAGATCCCGGCTGCGCTGCCGCCCGGTGTGCCGGTGGCGCACAAGACCGGTGAACTTCCGGACACCTCCCACGACGTCGGTTACTACCTGCTCCCCGACGGGCCGATCGCGGTGGCCTTCGTTACCTCTGGTCCCGAAATCGATGGTGACGAGACAGTGCGCCAGCTCGCTCGGGTGGTCTACGACTTCGTCGAAGCCCCCGGCAAGCCCGCCAACAGCTAG
- a CDS encoding TetR/AcrR family transcriptional regulator: protein MPRRRPALRHDRIIDAAVRVADRGGLAQVSMRNVGKELNVEAMSLYHHLAGKDALLDGLADWFFTQIALPRPDQPWRPAMTDRAASARAALSKHPWALGLVESRRSPGPALLRHHERVLGCLRQHGFPIPLAAHAFSAIDSYVYGFVLTELNLPFSPGEGAEDFVDQLAEQLPLADYPHLVELITEQVRGREYSYADEFEFGLNLILDSLEAHLEPADHGVWGRN, encoded by the coding sequence ATGCCCCGGCGGCGGCCCGCGCTGCGCCACGACCGCATCATCGACGCCGCAGTACGAGTGGCCGACCGCGGCGGTCTCGCTCAGGTCAGCATGCGCAACGTCGGCAAGGAGCTCAACGTCGAGGCGATGTCGCTCTACCACCACCTCGCTGGCAAAGACGCACTGCTCGACGGCCTGGCCGACTGGTTCTTCACCCAGATCGCGTTGCCCCGGCCGGACCAGCCGTGGCGACCGGCGATGACCGACCGGGCGGCGTCGGCCCGGGCCGCGCTGTCGAAGCACCCGTGGGCGCTTGGCCTCGTCGAGTCCCGCCGTTCCCCCGGGCCGGCGCTGCTCCGACACCACGAACGCGTACTCGGCTGCCTGCGCCAGCACGGTTTCCCGATCCCGCTGGCGGCGCATGCCTTCTCCGCGATCGACTCGTACGTCTACGGTTTCGTCCTCACCGAACTCAACCTTCCCTTCTCCCCTGGCGAAGGGGCGGAAGACTTCGTCGACCAGCTCGCAGAGCAGCTACCGCTGGCGGACTACCCGCACCTGGTGGAGCTCATCACCGAGCAGGTCCGGGGTCGGGAATACTCCTACGCCGACGAGTTCGAGTTCGGACTCAATCTGATCCTCGACAGCCTCGAAGCCCACCTAGAGCCAGCCGATCATGGGGTTTGGGGCCGAAACTAG
- a CDS encoding NAD(P)-dependent alcohol dehydrogenase yields MVTRYGPPEVVRIAEVPTPTPRADEVLVRVAAAAVTSADSRSRGARFPRGFAPFARLVFGLRRPRRPILGGAFAGQVTAVGPRVRGFGPGDEVCGMTGLKLGAHAQYVAVPATRLASKPTGVSHEDAAGVLFGGTTAAYFLRDRASLGPGVSVLVNGASGAIGTSAVQLAKQLGATVTGVTSQPNTALVSRLGADHVIDYTHEELASVSDRFDVVLDAVGNVLIRP; encoded by the coding sequence ATGGTCACGCGATACGGCCCACCCGAGGTGGTGCGGATCGCCGAGGTGCCCACGCCCACGCCACGCGCTGACGAGGTGTTGGTACGGGTCGCGGCGGCGGCGGTCACCTCGGCCGACTCGCGGAGCCGGGGCGCCCGGTTCCCGCGCGGATTCGCGCCGTTCGCGCGGCTGGTCTTCGGCCTCCGTCGGCCGCGGCGACCGATCCTGGGTGGCGCCTTCGCTGGGCAGGTGACCGCAGTCGGTCCGCGGGTGCGGGGCTTCGGGCCGGGCGACGAGGTGTGCGGCATGACCGGCCTCAAGCTCGGTGCCCACGCCCAGTACGTTGCGGTGCCGGCGACCCGGCTCGCTTCGAAGCCGACCGGGGTGAGTCACGAGGACGCGGCGGGCGTCCTGTTCGGCGGCACCACTGCGGCGTACTTCCTCCGGGACCGGGCTTCGCTGGGGCCGGGCGTCTCGGTGCTGGTCAATGGCGCGTCCGGCGCGATCGGGACGAGCGCGGTCCAGCTGGCCAAGCAGCTCGGCGCGACCGTGACCGGGGTGACCAGCCAGCCGAACACGGCCCTGGTGAGCAGGCTGGGGGCCGACCACGTCATCGACTACACCCACGAGGAGCTCGCCAGCGTCAGCGACCGGTTCGACGTCGTCCTGGACGCCGTCGGCAACGTCCTCATCCGCCCATAA
- a CDS encoding PPOX class F420-dependent oxidoreductase, whose protein sequence is MPKIATADRVDREQLLEFIRPRHHHTLLTVRRDGRPQVSPVAGGVDGRGRIVISTYPDRAKAVNLRRNPAATVLVHSDDWDGPYVQVDGDAEVLDMPAGEAEEGLVEYFRCIAGEHPDWAEYREAMRRQGKSLIRLTITSWGPIATGGFPAGRAPRD, encoded by the coding sequence ATGCCGAAGATCGCCACCGCGGACCGGGTCGACCGCGAGCAGCTGCTGGAATTCATCCGCCCTCGCCACCATCACACCCTCTTGACCGTCCGGCGCGACGGCCGCCCGCAGGTCTCGCCGGTCGCCGGTGGGGTCGACGGTCGGGGGCGGATCGTCATCTCGACCTACCCCGACCGGGCCAAGGCGGTGAATCTCCGGCGGAATCCGGCCGCCACCGTGCTGGTCCACTCTGACGACTGGGACGGCCCGTATGTGCAGGTCGACGGGGACGCCGAGGTGCTGGACATGCCGGCGGGCGAAGCCGAGGAAGGGCTGGTCGAGTACTTCCGGTGCATCGCCGGCGAGCACCCCGACTGGGCGGAGTACCGGGAGGCGATGCGGCGGCAGGGTAAGTCGCTGATCCGGCTCACGATCACCTCGTGGGGGCCGATCGCGACCGGTGGTTTCCCGGCAGGCCGGGCGCCGCGCGACTGA
- a CDS encoding FUSC family protein encodes MAGTPAESAQATGSGAAVRHRGPRLLAALLAAFAPALVAGALIPELNAFVLAMVVLLSAQTALFTGWRRGPPIIAFGLASLTIATVVSHLPALASLWMVIVAAGAGLALYHGTMMGYAMVGVTTGFVIVSPAPVATVDKVALIHPVVTGAMAALLTLAAGVALAAWTVALLVWFRLSRPRVDQPGLAAPASAYIALVLAVTTGLGVYVILSWYRVPVAAWLILTLYVLVMKPTPDAPLAGVIRRSIHRVAGTLAGSAAAVVLVFLVPVDWLLHLLGFGLIVAALAAASPDPRRYWRFVLLLTPGVVLLDSAAGTGLVAAEYRLAFTAAAAATAVVAAVGYALAAGSTRRLRDRYHHVDHGVGD; translated from the coding sequence GTGGCGGGCACACCAGCGGAGTCAGCCCAGGCCACTGGTTCCGGCGCGGCGGTGCGGCACCGCGGGCCCCGGCTACTGGCCGCGCTCCTCGCCGCGTTCGCGCCGGCCCTGGTCGCGGGCGCGCTCATCCCCGAGCTCAACGCCTTCGTCCTGGCCATGGTGGTGCTGCTGAGTGCTCAGACGGCGCTGTTCACGGGTTGGCGGCGTGGACCCCCGATCATCGCCTTCGGCCTCGCCTCCCTCACCATCGCCACCGTGGTCAGCCACCTGCCGGCGCTGGCGTCGCTGTGGATGGTCATCGTCGCGGCCGGCGCCGGACTGGCGCTCTACCACGGCACGATGATGGGTTACGCGATGGTCGGGGTCACCACCGGCTTCGTCATCGTCTCTCCGGCCCCGGTCGCCACCGTGGACAAGGTGGCGCTGATCCACCCGGTGGTCACCGGCGCAATGGCGGCGTTGCTCACCCTCGCCGCCGGAGTAGCCCTGGCAGCCTGGACCGTCGCGCTGCTGGTGTGGTTCCGGCTGAGCCGCCCAAGAGTGGACCAGCCCGGGTTGGCGGCACCCGCCTCGGCGTACATCGCACTGGTGCTCGCGGTCACCACCGGGCTGGGCGTCTACGTGATCCTCAGTTGGTACCGGGTTCCGGTGGCGGCGTGGCTCATCCTCACGCTCTACGTCCTGGTCATGAAACCGACTCCGGACGCCCCCCTGGCCGGCGTGATCCGCCGCTCCATCCACCGGGTGGCGGGCACCCTGGCGGGCTCGGCGGCCGCGGTGGTGCTGGTCTTCCTGGTACCCGTCGACTGGCTGCTGCATCTACTCGGCTTCGGCCTGATCGTGGCTGCGCTCGCCGCCGCCAGCCCGGACCCCCGCCGCTACTGGCGGTTCGTGCTGCTGCTCACCCCGGGCGTGGTGCTGCTCGACTCGGCCGCCGGCACCGGACTCGTCGCCGCTGAGTACCGTCTCGCCTTCACCGCGGCGGCGGCGGCCACCGCGGTCGTGGCAGCGGTCGGCTATGCGCTCGCGGCCGGCTCGACCCGCCGGCTGCGCGACCGGTACCACCATGTCGATCATGGGGTTGGGGACTGA